GGCGATTTGATCCTCACGCTGGGCGGCGGAGACATTTACAAATGCGCGAACCTGATCGTAAAGCGATACAAAGAAAAAACGGAGCAATAAAAAAAGGCCCTCAGGGCCTTTTTTTATTGCTCCCGTTCTGGTCTTTTGCTCAATACACGGCGCTCAGCGGGTTCAGGACGCCGTATGTCTTGTTTTCCATGTCGTCGATAAACTTGATCGCCTTGCCCGCCCCGACGGCCACGCAGTTTTCCGGCTCCTCCGGAATAAAAACGTTCATTTTCGTCTTTTTGCCGATCAGCGTATCAAAGCCGAACAGACGGGCGGAGCCGCCCGTCACGATGATGCCGTCCGTATAGATGTCGCCCATCAGCTCCGGCGGCGTTTTTTCCAGAACCTCCTGTGCGGTGCGGATGATCTGCATGGCCGGCTCGATCAGCGCTTCCAGCACCTCGTCGCTGCTCAAATCCGCCCACTGCGGCAGACCGGTCAGGATGTTCCTTCCCTTGACGCGGTAGGATTCCACTTCTTTTTTGGGGTAAACACAGCCGACGGCTATTTTGGCCTCTTCGGCCATCCGTTTGCCGATCAGCAGATTATATTTGCGGCGCACCATCTTGATGATCGCCTCGTCGAACGCGTCACCCGCGATTTTGATCGAACGCGAAATCGCGACGCCGCTCAGGGAAATGACCGCCATATCCGTCGTGCCGCCGCCGATATCGACGACAAAGCAGCCGTGTGGGGTCGAAATATCCACGCCGGCGCCCATGGCCGCGGCCACCGGCTCCTCGATCAGGCAGATCTTCCGGACGCCCGCGGCGCTGATGGCATCCACCACGGCGCGCTTTTCCACCTCTGTGATCCCGCACGGGACGCTGACCACGACGCGCGGCATGAACACCTTGCTGGCGCCGATCTTCTTCAGATAATAGTGAATCACATACTGGGCCAGCTCGAAGTTGGAAATGACGCCGTTGCACAGCGGATGCACAACCGAAATCTTCGCGGAGGTGCGGCCGACCATCGCGTAAGCGTCTTTTCCAATGGCAACAATGTCCTCCGTATCCTGATCATATGCGATAACAGACGGTTCATTCAGAATGATTCCTTTTCCGTCCAGATAGATTTTTAAAGTCGAAGTACCGAGATCGATTGCAATATCTGTTCCAAGCACCGCGTCAATCACCTGTCTTTCCAAATAATATCTTTTTTTATTATATTACATGTACCATTGCTTTTCAATACGATTGAGTGGTAACTTTTGCCACCACGGCGCAGACCACTTTTTTTGCCCCGCAGCGGTACAGAACCCCCGCGCATTCCGAAAGCGTGGCGCCGGTGGTTACGATATCGTCGACCAGAAGGACCGTGCCTCCCCGGATGGCTCCGGGGTCGCGCGCGCTGTAGACCCCCCGGACGTTTTGCGCCCTCTCCCCGCGGCGGAGCCTGTGCTGCTCGGGATTGTCCACCTTTTTTTCGAGCAGCGGGCGGTAGGGCAGCCCGGCCCGCGCGGCGATTCGGCGCGCCAGAAGCTCGGACTGGTTATACCCCCTTTTTTTCTTCCTTTCCCGGGAAATCGGGACGCAGGTGACGGCGGAAAACGAGGGATCGGGAACATTCTTCCGGATATTCTCCAGCATTCGGTCCGAAAAAAATTCCCCGTATTTTTTCTTTCCCCTGAACTTAAAATTCAGGATCGCTTTGCGCACTTTTCCATCGTAAGAATAAGGCGCTGTACAAAGAAAAGTCTTCCCGGTTTCCGGCAGGATCATGCGCTGTTTCCAGTGCACGGGGAACACCTCTTTTTCGCACGCGCCGCACACCGTTTTCCCGGGGGAAATCACGCGGGAGCAGAACACGCACCGGGGCGGAAAAAGATAATCCAGCAGGCGCTTAATTTTCATTTGCGATCCCCTCCGCCAGGAAATGGGAAA
This window of the Ruminococcaceae bacterium BL-6 genome carries:
- the mbl gene encoding Cell shape-determining protein Mbl, producing MIDAVLGTDIAIDLGTSTLKIYLDGKGIILNEPSVIAYDQDTEDIVAIGKDAYAMVGRTSAKISVVHPLCNGVISNFELAQYVIHYYLKKIGASKVFMPRVVVSVPCGITEVEKRAVVDAISAAGVRKICLIEEPVAAAMGAGVDISTPHGCFVVDIGGGTTDMAVISLSGVAISRSIKIAGDAFDEAIIKMVRRKYNLLIGKRMAEEAKIAVGCVYPKKEVESYRVKGRNILTGLPQWADLSSDEVLEALIEPAMQIIRTAQEVLEKTPPELMGDIYTDGIIVTGGSARLFGFDTLIGKKTKMNVFIPEEPENCVAVGAGKAIKFIDDMENKTYGVLNPLSAVY
- a CDS encoding Amidophosphoribosyltransferase, translated to MKIKRLLDYLFPPRCVFCSRVISPGKTVCGACEKEVFPVHWKQRMILPETGKTFLCTAPYSYDGKVRKAILNFKFRGKKKYGEFFSDRMLENIRKNVPDPSFSAVTCVPISRERKKKRGYNQSELLARRIAARAGLPYRPLLEKKVDNPEQHRLRRGERAQNVRGVYSARDPGAIRGGTVLLVDDIVTTGATLSECAGVLYRCGAKKVVCAVVAKVTTQSY